The window CCTGCACGAGCACCCTGGATCTGGTGGCTCATGCCACCGGTTCCCCAGATCTCAACCTTGAGGTCGCCGTCGAACTGCTCCACTGCACGCTTAATAGCCTTACCCAGCGCGAGACAACGCTCACCGGAGGGCTGAGGGTTCATCACGACGTTGACGGGCAAAGGAATGACCTTGGTGGGCCACTTGTCAGGGGTGCCATACATCAAGGACATGGGCACGGTCAGGCCGTGGTCCACTTCCAAGACGTTAAGCACCGTCATGTCGAAGTCATCGGTGATGAGTGAAGCAGCAACGTGTGTTGCCAGCTCCGGAGCACCTTCCACAACAGGAACGGGACGGGGGCCATAGCCCTCGTCGCAGATGGCGTAGCTATCTGCAATGCCGATCGCGAAGGTGGGCATGATCTCCATACCGAAGTAAGAAGCGTGGTCGTTGTAGACAATGATCGCCACATCAGCAGGGTTGTCTTTGGCCCACTGCTTGGAGAATTCGTAGCCATCAAACATGGGCTTCCAGTAGGCATCCTGTGTCTTACCGGAGTCCACAGCGTGGCCCACGGCAGGGACGTGACTGGTCGCAATACCAGCAACAATCTTCGCCATTATGCTTCGCCTCGTTCCTTCTTCGAGCGCCAGCCTTCGATGTTACGGCCGCCGTTAATCATCATTTCTTGATACTGCTCTGTGGTCATATCCGTCATGGTGCTCACGGCCTGAACATAAGAGAGCCCTTCCGAAGCAAAGATCTTGGACAGGAAGTAGACGTTGCCGCCCAGATCCAGCATCTTCTGGAAGTCACGGTCAATGACCGCCTGCTTTTGCTCTTCCGTCATGTCCCATTCGTCGAGGTAGGCACGGTTATCGGCCAAGAAGCGCTTACGGTTTTCCTCACTGCGCAGGCTCATGCAGAACTGGTTGAGGTGGAAACCTTGACGAGCCAACTCAATGGTGAAGATGGTTGTGCCAGGAATGTCCTTGTACTGCTCAAAGTTGGGCTTCATGATTAGCTCCAGTAGAGGGTGTTGGGGTTGGTGACAAGCAATTTGGTTTGCAGCTCAGGGGTAACTGCAATTGAGGGAACATAGTCAACCAAGATGCCGTCATCCGGCATCTCTGTCTTCATGTTGGGGTGTGGCCAGTCGGTGCCCCAGAGAACACGGTCAGGGAACTCCTCGACGATCTTCTTGGCGAAGGGAACAACATCTGCATACTCGGGTGAACCGCTCTTGGTGAGGCGGTCAGGGCAGCTGACCTTGCACCAGATGTCTTTGTTGCCACGCATGAAGTCGAGGAACATTTCGAACTCCTCATTATCCACGGGCTTGGTCACATCGGGACGACCCATGTGGTCAATGACGAGTGGAATGTTGAGTGAGTTGAAGAAGTCCTTCTTCTCCTTCAAGTCCGCAGGCTCGAAGTAGAGGACAA of the Aurantimicrobium photophilum genome contains:
- a CDS encoding class III extradiol dioxygenase subunit beta, whose product is MAKIVAGIATSHVPAVGHAVDSGKTQDAYWKPMFDGYEFSKQWAKDNPADVAIIVYNDHASYFGMEIMPTFAIGIADSYAICDEGYGPRPVPVVEGAPELATHVAASLITDDFDMTVLNVLEVDHGLTVPMSLMYGTPDKWPTKVIPLPVNVVMNPQPSGERCLALGKAIKRAVEQFDGDLKVEIWGTGGMSHQIQGARAGLINLPWDIQFMDDLINQPEVLQYKPHLEYMIEAGSEGVELIMWLIMRGALGDQVNEVYRFNHVPASNTSVGHLILTPKED
- the ligA gene encoding protocatechuate 4,5-dioxygenase subunit alpha codes for the protein MKPNFEQYKDIPGTTIFTIELARQGFHLNQFCMSLRSEENRKRFLADNRAYLDEWDMTEEQKQAVIDRDFQKMLDLGGNVYFLSKIFASEGLSYVQAVSTMTDMTTEQYQEMMINGGRNIEGWRSKKERGEA